Genomic DNA from Methanothermobacter thermautotrophicus:
GGCAATAGACCAGCTGCCCCCTGAAGTATTTGAAACAAAACGTTTTGAGGTTCCAAAGGCATACTCTGTCATACAGGGAAACAGGACATTCATACAGAACTTCAGGGAGGTTGCAGATGCCCTCAACAGGGACCCCCAGCACCTCCTGAAATTCCTTCTTAGGGAGCTGGGTACCGCAGGAAACCTTGAGGGTGGAAGGGCCATACTTCAGGGTAAATTCACCCACTTCCTCATAAATGAGAGGATAGATGACTACGTGAACAAATTCGTCATATGCCACGAATGCAACAGGCCAGATACGAGGATAATCAGGGAGGGCCGCATATCACTCCTCAAGTGTGAGGCATGCGGTGCCAAGGCCCCCCTCAAGAACGTCTAGAG
This window encodes:
- a CDS encoding translation initiation factor IF-2 subunit beta — protein: MDDYEKLLERAIDQLPPEVFETKRFEVPKAYSVIQGNRTFIQNFREVADALNRDPQHLLKFLLRELGTAGNLEGGRAILQGKFTHFLINERIDDYVNKFVICHECNRPDTRIIREGRISLLKCEACGAKAPLKNV